A genome region from Dolichospermum compactum NIES-806 includes the following:
- a CDS encoding glucose-6-phosphate isomerase, whose amino-acid sequence MDSRVLWQRYQDWLYFHPGLGLYLDISRMRFDDGFVASLQPKFEKAFADMVELEKGAIANPDENRMVGHYWLRNPDLAPTPELTQEIVQTLEQIEAFADQVHTGAIHPPKECRFTDIISIGIGGSALGPQFVAQALSPDLPALQIHFIDNSDPTGIDRVLAQIGNKLATTLVLVISKSGGTPEPRNGMIEVKQAYTAQKLDFAKYAVAITGQDSNLDQVAKAENWLARFSMYDWVGGRTSEMSAVGLVPAALQGINIRAMLDGAKEMDDATRVPNLKNNPAALLALAWYFSGNGKGEKDMVVLPYKDSLLLFSRYLQQLIMESLGKEKDLDGKTVFQGIAVYGNKGSTDQHAYVQQLREGVPNFFATLIEVLEDRQGKSAEVDPGVTSGDYLCGFLLGTRQALYENNRDSITVSIPQVNARTVGALIALYERAVGLYASLVNVNAYHQPGVEAGKKAAAVILDLQKRVLEVLQTQKKALSISELAEMSGATEEVEAIYKILRHLHTNNRGVVLTGDFAKPGSLTVSLG is encoded by the coding sequence ATGGATTCTAGGGTACTTTGGCAACGATACCAGGACTGGTTGTATTTTCATCCAGGATTAGGACTGTATTTAGATATCAGTCGGATGCGTTTTGATGATGGGTTTGTGGCATCGTTACAACCTAAGTTCGAGAAAGCGTTTGCGGATATGGTGGAATTAGAAAAAGGGGCGATCGCCAATCCCGACGAAAACCGCATGGTAGGACATTACTGGTTGCGGAATCCAGATTTAGCCCCCACCCCCGAACTCACCCAAGAAATAGTTCAAACCTTAGAACAAATCGAAGCTTTTGCCGACCAGGTACACACCGGGGCAATTCATCCCCCCAAGGAATGCCGCTTCACAGATATCATTTCCATTGGTATTGGTGGTTCAGCCTTGGGTCCGCAATTTGTCGCCCAAGCCCTATCTCCCGATTTACCAGCCCTACAAATTCACTTTATTGACAATTCCGACCCCACCGGAATTGACCGGGTTCTTGCCCAAATTGGCAATAAACTAGCCACAACCTTGGTATTAGTCATTTCCAAATCTGGAGGCACACCCGAACCTCGCAACGGCATGATTGAGGTCAAACAAGCCTACACAGCCCAAAAATTAGACTTTGCTAAATATGCAGTTGCGATTACCGGACAAGATAGCAACCTGGATCAAGTCGCCAAAGCTGAAAATTGGTTAGCCCGGTTTTCCATGTACGATTGGGTAGGTGGACGTACCTCAGAAATGTCCGCTGTAGGGCTAGTACCTGCGGCATTACAGGGCATAAATATCCGTGCCATGCTGGATGGTGCAAAAGAAATGGATGATGCCACCCGCGTCCCCAATCTCAAAAACAACCCAGCCGCTTTATTAGCCCTTGCTTGGTATTTCTCAGGAAATGGCAAAGGTGAAAAAGATATGGTAGTCCTCCCCTACAAAGATAGCCTGTTGCTATTTAGCCGCTATTTGCAACAACTCATCATGGAATCTTTGGGTAAAGAAAAAGATTTAGATGGGAAAACTGTATTTCAAGGGATTGCAGTTTATGGTAACAAAGGTTCAACCGATCAACACGCCTATGTGCAACAATTGCGCGAAGGTGTCCCCAATTTCTTTGCCACCTTAATTGAAGTTTTAGAAGATCGTCAAGGAAAATCCGCAGAAGTTGATCCTGGAGTGACTTCCGGTGATTATCTCTGTGGTTTCTTGTTAGGAACTCGTCAAGCATTGTATGAGAATAACCGCGATTCGATTACAGTCAGCATCCCTCAAGTTAATGCTCGCACAGTTGGCGCGTTAATTGCATTGTATGAACGGGCTGTGGGTTTATATGCCAGTTTAGTAAATGTCAATGCTTATCATCAACCAGGTGTGGAAGCTGGTAAAAAAGCTGCCGCTGTGATTCTCGATTTACAAAAACGAGTTTTAGAAGTGTTACAAACCCAGAAAAAAGCACTTTCTATTTCTGAACTTGCAGAGATGTCCGGTGCTACTGAAGAAGTGGAAGCAATTTACAAAATTCTCCGTCATTTACACACCAATAATCGGGGTGTAGTATTAACTGGTGATTTTGCTAAACCTGGAAGCTTAACTGTTTCTCTAGGCTAA
- a CDS encoding peptidylprolyl isomerase, producing the protein MSNIVKISSEDIIYHLKISCQLPSLLDAIATRTIITETAEKEGITIEIAELQQTADSLRLANNLIKAEDTWEWLQKHYLTLDNFEEIANINLLSAKLAHHLFAEKVEPFFYAHQLDYSGAVTYEIILDDEDLALEIFYALQEGEISFQEVARQYIENPEIRRAGGYQGIRKRSDFRPEIAAAVFAANPPEIIKPVITPKGVHIIIVEEIIAPELNEQMRVAILGDLFTNWLKEQINKLEIVATLGDEINSPPSPIQIFSEAS; encoded by the coding sequence ATGTCTAATATTGTGAAAATATCCTCCGAAGATATTATTTATCACCTAAAAATATCTTGTCAACTCCCTAGTTTATTAGACGCGATCGCCACCAGAACAATTATTACAGAAACTGCCGAAAAAGAAGGTATTACCATCGAAATAGCAGAATTACAACAAACCGCAGATAGTTTACGATTAGCTAACAACCTGATTAAAGCAGAAGACACCTGGGAATGGTTACAAAAACATTATCTTACCTTAGATAACTTTGAAGAAATCGCAAACATCAATCTCCTATCGGCAAAATTAGCTCATCATTTATTTGCCGAGAAAGTTGAACCATTCTTTTATGCTCACCAACTTGATTACAGCGGGGCAGTTACCTATGAAATAATATTAGATGATGAAGATCTAGCTTTAGAAATATTTTATGCTCTTCAAGAAGGAGAAATTAGTTTTCAAGAAGTAGCTCGTCAATATATCGAAAATCCCGAAATTCGTCGCGCTGGAGGATATCAAGGTATCCGCAAACGTAGTGATTTTAGACCAGAAATTGCTGCCGCAGTTTTTGCAGCTAATCCCCCAGAAATTATTAAACCAGTCATTACACCCAAAGGAGTCCATATCATCATAGTTGAAGAAATCATTGCCCCCGAATTGAATGAACAAATGCGCGTAGCAATTCTTGGAGATTTATTTACTAATTGGTTAAAAGAGCAAATTAATAAATTAGAAATTGTCGCCACATTAGGAGATGAAATAAATTCTCCCCCTTCCCCAATACAAATATTTAGTGAAGCTAGTTAA
- a CDS encoding T3SS effector HopA1 family protein, whose product MQVLDSVYSQLVQLPKELQTALQNIVDYLEIESFYAIKHPTYKLLELPESLIARFKNLSLDIQTKHLSIQLRNFLYSAYYNGSWDNYPSADTQINNLSNNSLFGMDLEFYERLHRSNTGRGYWSNNWLVVEEEEDSCLAVQKNGLTLHIERDLYLSEVDKSANVGDLVAIKMPKNLVQNGFYMAVSNLGTQDNQDIVRIYFNLSSEGAVSVMENVTREFNNMQVAFSFKALYNPDQYRRYDSAVLYFNKHEYKTIYPILKKIYLENQDSFSQQVPLFTKQLAPGLGCAEEPTNKLAEKESFGTNRCQMIANGLIAAWQAGNNHPDSRMMAILEQFAFHKINLQYPYLNAYSEDIYTTLDG is encoded by the coding sequence ATGCAAGTATTAGATTCTGTTTATAGTCAACTTGTTCAACTTCCAAAAGAATTACAAACAGCGCTGCAAAATATTGTTGATTATTTGGAAATTGAGTCATTTTATGCTATTAAGCATCCAACTTACAAATTATTAGAATTGCCAGAATCATTAATCGCTCGGTTTAAGAATTTATCCTTAGATATTCAAACAAAACATTTGAGTATCCAATTGCGTAATTTTCTTTATAGTGCTTATTACAATGGTTCTTGGGATAACTACCCTAGTGCTGATACTCAAATAAATAATCTTAGTAATAATAGCTTGTTTGGCATGGATTTGGAATTTTACGAAAGACTACATAGAAGTAATACAGGTAGAGGTTATTGGAGTAATAATTGGTTGGTAGTTGAGGAAGAAGAAGATAGTTGTTTAGCAGTACAAAAAAATGGTTTAACTTTGCATATTGAGCGGGATTTATATTTATCAGAAGTTGATAAATCAGCTAATGTTGGGGATTTAGTGGCAATTAAAATGCCTAAAAATCTAGTTCAGAATGGATTCTATATGGCAGTGTCTAATTTAGGTACTCAAGACAATCAAGATATTGTCAGAATCTATTTTAATTTATCCTCTGAAGGAGCAGTATCGGTGATGGAGAATGTGACTAGAGAATTCAATAATATGCAAGTTGCTTTCTCTTTTAAAGCTCTCTATAATCCTGATCAATATAGACGTTATGATTCAGCAGTGCTGTATTTTAATAAACATGAATATAAAACTATTTACCCGATTTTAAAAAAGATATATTTAGAAAATCAAGATAGCTTTTCTCAACAAGTACCGTTGTTTACTAAGCAACTAGCACCAGGGTTAGGTTGTGCGGAAGAACCAACCAATAAACTGGCGGAAAAAGAAAGTTTTGGGACTAATCGTTGTCAAATGATTGCTAATGGTTTAATTGCTGCTTGGCAAGCTGGAAATAATCATCCTGACAGTCGTATGATGGCTATTTTGGAACAATTTGCCTTCCACAAAATTAATTTACAATATCCTTATCTTAATGCTTATTCAGAGGATATTTATACTACTTTAGATGGATGA
- a CDS encoding phosphotransferase, which produces MPFLISSSNVFNYLIENKICQPEEQSLSKIELKSAKNFNLLISLSDGHQLLVKQERYDRNGKTLGEFIDEWKVHDFCQKFPETSHLRASLSEVIHFDLENSIIVFNYLNNYQDLAEFYAKNQDFSPEISQSVGTTIAAIHSLTINNQSYQNFLGNSLIFQNITKGLDRITPQIFGQLPADGLKFFALYQRYDNLGKAIAQLNQAFTPCCLIHNDLKLNNILLSLNWETEIEEKLPGNKNIVRLIDWERGNWGDPANDLGTIIASYLQIWLYSIVSSKTIPIEECLRLAAIPLSMIQPSLSTLVTAYLTTFPEILELRPDFLELVMQFSGLALIKAIQARLQHEKTFDNSGICILQVAKSLLCRPQASIPTILGMELSTITARNLSLV; this is translated from the coding sequence ATGCCATTTCTCATAAGTTCTAGTAATGTTTTCAACTACCTGATTGAAAACAAAATTTGTCAGCCAGAAGAGCAGTCATTAAGTAAAATAGAACTTAAATCTGCTAAAAACTTTAATTTATTAATTAGTTTATCAGATGGTCATCAACTCTTAGTAAAACAAGAGCGTTATGATCGAAATGGCAAAACTTTAGGTGAATTTATAGATGAGTGGAAAGTTCATGATTTTTGCCAAAAATTTCCAGAAACAAGTCATTTACGAGCATCTTTATCAGAAGTAATTCATTTTGACTTAGAAAACTCTATTATCGTTTTCAATTATCTCAATAACTATCAAGATTTGGCGGAATTTTACGCCAAAAATCAGGATTTTTCTCCTGAGATTTCTCAATCAGTTGGTACGACGATTGCAGCCATTCATAGCCTGACAATAAACAACCAAAGCTACCAAAATTTCTTGGGAAATTCTCTAATATTTCAAAATATTACCAAAGGATTAGATAGAATTACACCACAAATATTTGGTCAACTTCCGGCTGATGGTTTAAAGTTTTTTGCTCTCTATCAACGTTACGATAATTTAGGAAAAGCAATTGCACAATTAAATCAGGCTTTTACTCCCTGTTGTTTAATTCATAATGATCTGAAACTCAATAACATTCTTTTATCTTTGAACTGGGAAACAGAAATTGAGGAGAAATTACCTGGAAATAAAAATATCGTCCGACTAATTGATTGGGAAAGAGGTAATTGGGGAGATCCTGCTAATGATTTGGGGACCATAATCGCTAGTTATCTGCAAATTTGGTTGTATAGCATAGTCTCTAGTAAAACTATACCAATTGAGGAATGTTTGCGTTTAGCAGCTATTCCCCTATCAATGATTCAACCTTCTTTATCTACATTAGTTACGGCTTATTTAACTACTTTTCCAGAAATTTTAGAACTGCGTCCAGATTTTTTAGAATTAGTGATGCAATTTAGCGGTTTAGCTTTAATTAAAGCTATTCAAGCTAGACTTCAACATGAAAAAACTTTTGATAATTCAGGTATTTGTATTCTCCAAGTTGCTAAGAGTTTATTATGTCGTCCTCAAGCATCTATTCCTACAATTTTGGGAATGGAATTGTCAACAATAACTGCTAGAAATTTATCTCTTGTTTAG
- a CDS encoding peroxiredoxin produces MTAITHVPNVVFKTRVRDESIGGPNPYTWKDVTTQEIFAGKKVVLFALPGAFTPTCSSTHLPRYEELFEEFKAQGVDQIICLSVNDAFVMFQWGKQQGAKNVFLLPDGSGEFSRKMGMLVDKSNIGFGMRSWRYAMVVNNGEIEKMFIEPGFEDNCGSDPFEVSDADTVLAYLKGVERPAAIAPRLAFVG; encoded by the coding sequence ATGACTGCTATTACTCACGTTCCAAATGTAGTATTCAAGACTCGTGTTCGGGATGAATCTATAGGCGGACCCAATCCTTACACTTGGAAAGATGTCACCACACAAGAAATTTTTGCCGGTAAGAAAGTAGTATTATTCGCTCTCCCCGGTGCTTTTACTCCTACCTGTTCTTCTACACATTTGCCTCGCTATGAAGAACTGTTTGAGGAATTCAAAGCGCAAGGTGTTGATCAAATCATTTGTTTGTCAGTTAATGACGCATTTGTAATGTTCCAATGGGGCAAACAACAAGGTGCTAAGAATGTCTTCTTGTTACCAGATGGTAGTGGAGAATTTAGCCGCAAAATGGGAATGTTAGTTGATAAATCTAACATCGGTTTTGGAATGCGTTCTTGGCGTTATGCAATGGTTGTTAATAACGGCGAAATTGAAAAAATGTTCATTGAACCTGGTTTTGAAGATAACTGTGGTAGTGACCCCTTTGAAGTATCTGATGCGGATACTGTTCTTGCTTACCTCAAAGGTGTAGAACGTCCTGCTGCGATCGCACCTCGTTTAGCATTTGTTGGTTAA
- a CDS encoding Fur family transcriptional regulator, whose translation MQPKANDIIKTLKNRGLRVTPQRFGVYANLLAREDHPTVDQILRDLNQEAPTSSQATVYAALQALREVGLVREVLLEQGVSRYDANVAPHHHFRCNCCGAIEDINWNTFPNIDLSQLRQGLKVERYEVTVEGVCDACRTHI comes from the coding sequence ATGCAGCCAAAAGCTAATGATATTATCAAAACCCTTAAAAATAGAGGGTTGCGAGTCACACCCCAGAGATTTGGCGTTTATGCCAACCTCTTAGCAAGAGAAGATCACCCGACGGTTGATCAAATTCTGAGAGACTTGAATCAAGAAGCACCCACTTCTTCTCAGGCAACCGTATATGCGGCACTCCAGGCACTACGAGAGGTAGGTTTGGTGCGAGAAGTGCTATTAGAGCAAGGTGTATCTCGTTATGATGCTAACGTTGCCCCCCACCATCATTTTCGCTGTAACTGCTGTGGTGCGATTGAAGATATCAACTGGAATACTTTCCCAAATATTGATCTTAGTCAACTGCGACAGGGGTTAAAAGTAGAACGGTATGAAGTAACAGTTGAGGGAGTGTGCGATGCTTGCCGCACCCATATTTGA
- a CDS encoding DUF4870 domain-containing protein, which yields MYDSDKRKLLSALCHGAIFFSTTIVSIGLPIAILFVSDDPVVKDNAKESINFHFNVWLYGSILGALFFLIGWLIVPLFILFPLAGLGYILHWGLTIWALIGVFSNPDQPCRYPFIFRVL from the coding sequence ATGTACGACAGCGATAAACGTAAATTATTATCAGCATTGTGTCATGGAGCAATTTTTTTTAGCACCACCATTGTCTCCATTGGATTACCTATAGCCATACTCTTTGTATCAGATGATCCTGTCGTCAAAGACAATGCCAAAGAATCTATCAATTTCCACTTTAATGTTTGGTTATATGGATCAATTCTAGGGGCATTGTTTTTTCTGATTGGTTGGTTGATTGTACCATTATTCATCTTGTTCCCACTGGCAGGTTTAGGTTATATCCTGCACTGGGGATTGACAATTTGGGCGCTAATTGGTGTTTTTAGTAATCCTGATCAACCTTGTCGTTATCCGTTTATCTTTCGAGTTCTTTAG
- the hemB gene encoding porphobilinogen synthase: MFPIHRPRRLRSHTQLRRMVRETVLTTNDLIYPLFAVPGEGIAKEVKSMPGVYQLSVDKIVEEAKEVYDLGIPAIILFGIPADKDIDATGAWHDCGIVQKAATAVKNAVPDLIVMADTCLCEYTSHGHCGYLQVGDLTGRVLNDPTLELLKKTAVSQAQAGADIIAPSGMMDGFVQAIRAGLDEAGFEDIPIMSYAAKYASAYYGPFRDAADSTPQFGDRRTYQMDPGNAREALKEIELDIAEGADMLMVKPALAYMDIIWRVKEATHLPVAAYNVSGEYAMVKAAALNGWIDEQRVVMETLTGFKRAGADLILTYHAKDAARWL; this comes from the coding sequence ATGTTTCCTATACATCGCCCTCGTCGTCTGCGTAGCCATACCCAATTACGCCGTATGGTACGTGAAACCGTTTTAACTACTAACGATTTGATTTATCCATTGTTTGCTGTACCAGGAGAAGGTATTGCCAAGGAAGTCAAATCTATGCCCGGTGTTTATCAACTTTCAGTAGATAAGATTGTTGAGGAAGCTAAAGAGGTTTATGACTTAGGAATTCCGGCAATTATCTTATTTGGAATTCCGGCAGATAAAGACATAGATGCTACCGGGGCATGGCATGATTGTGGCATTGTCCAAAAAGCAGCAACCGCAGTTAAAAATGCCGTTCCTGATTTAATTGTCATGGCTGATACTTGTTTATGTGAATATACAAGTCATGGACATTGTGGTTATTTACAAGTGGGTGATTTAACAGGTAGGGTTTTAAATGACCCAACTTTAGAATTATTAAAGAAAACCGCTGTTTCCCAAGCTCAAGCCGGTGCAGATATTATCGCACCTTCGGGGATGATGGATGGTTTTGTGCAAGCTATTCGCGCAGGTTTGGATGAAGCGGGATTTGAAGATATCCCCATTATGTCTTATGCTGCTAAATATGCTTCGGCTTATTATGGGCCATTTAGAGATGCTGCTGACTCAACACCGCAATTTGGAGATAGACGCACTTACCAAATGGACCCCGGTAACGCTCGTGAAGCGCTGAAAGAAATTGAGTTAGATATTGCTGAAGGTGCTGATATGTTGATGGTAAAACCAGCTTTGGCATATATGGATATTATCTGGCGCGTTAAGGAAGCTACTCATTTACCTGTGGCTGCTTACAATGTATCTGGTGAATATGCGATGGTGAAGGCTGCGGCTTTAAATGGTTGGATTGATGAGCAGCGTGTGGTTATGGAGACTTTGACTGGCTTTAAACGGGCTGGTGCTGATTTAATTTTGACTTACCACGCTAAGGATGCGGCTCGGTGGTTGTAA
- a CDS encoding type II toxin-antitoxin system prevent-host-death family antitoxin — translation MQYSIEQIPVNFNKMIQEVQQGEQIEITQAGKQIAVIISTAEYERLLNKIPSFGESIEQFRQEYNVESAEINPDEIFAGVRDKSPGREVVF, via the coding sequence ATGCAATATTCAATTGAACAAATTCCCGTCAACTTCAATAAAATGATTCAGGAAGTTCAACAAGGTGAACAAATCGAAATTACCCAAGCAGGTAAACAAATTGCTGTGATTATTTCTACCGCTGAATATGAAAGATTATTAAATAAAATACCAAGTTTTGGGGAATCTATAGAACAATTTCGTCAGGAATATAATGTAGAGTCAGCGGAAATTAACCCCGATGAAATTTTTGCAGGGGTGCGTGATAAATCACCTGGAAGAGAGGTCGTATTTTAA
- a CDS encoding S-layer homology domain-containing protein, producing the protein MNPINLSWSKLVVTAVSFVALSPISSALAVSRLSSPVASKLGNSPQTQLLIGQSEGEAIDIPVSTSFSPEKKSAFTLYIWQPGGTIKEVIARVSIKSKYGNKYRQERFLGDYKYKIKQKAKFVKGFKLGDRIVIRLYDTNNRFIGYSEFVCLPENTAVNLILSANPTENKVVRTFYGFDVNNDSIVDNTNAYDYFTEVNNQKVTFLNSSEKINIVQYQAAGFAKVATTGTYPTSFSEGDFAVVGKSINAFDSTLAKALTANPGSLVRLTPISANSSFELGKLLSEYRQIGVAKGIQVSFSDISKNYWAKEYISELAAIEVIGGFPDGTFRPNAPVTRAELAALLQKVFIKSKVREAINFKDVPKQYWAYDAIRETYEMGFFTILNSKNFNPTQKLNRLDVLITLAKGLNYKFTGSTANILSVYSDASSIRNEHRNFIAALTENNVITNYPNKKLLNPKKVATRADVCALLYKAMVSAGEVADLPVK; encoded by the coding sequence ATGAATCCCATTAATTTAAGTTGGAGTAAGCTGGTTGTTACAGCCGTTTCTTTTGTCGCATTATCGCCAATATCTTCTGCATTAGCAGTATCACGACTTTCTTCCCCAGTTGCATCAAAGTTAGGTAATTCTCCACAAACGCAACTTTTGATAGGTCAATCTGAAGGTGAAGCAATTGATATTCCCGTTAGTACGAGTTTTTCACCAGAGAAGAAATCAGCCTTTACGCTTTATATATGGCAACCTGGGGGAACAATCAAAGAAGTAATTGCCCGTGTTTCTATTAAGAGTAAATATGGTAATAAATACCGTCAAGAAAGGTTTTTAGGTGATTATAAATATAAGATTAAGCAAAAGGCTAAGTTTGTTAAAGGATTCAAATTAGGCGATCGCATCGTTATCCGCTTATATGACACTAATAATCGCTTCATTGGTTACAGTGAATTTGTTTGTTTGCCGGAAAATACTGCGGTTAACTTGATTTTATCCGCTAATCCTACAGAAAACAAAGTAGTTCGCACCTTTTATGGTTTTGATGTCAATAATGATAGCATTGTTGATAATACCAATGCCTACGATTATTTCACGGAAGTTAATAACCAAAAAGTTACTTTCCTGAATAGTTCGGAAAAGATTAATATTGTCCAATATCAAGCCGCAGGATTTGCCAAAGTTGCCACCACAGGCACTTATCCGACTTCCTTTAGCGAAGGTGATTTTGCTGTAGTGGGTAAATCTATCAATGCCTTTGATTCTACCTTAGCAAAAGCCTTAACAGCTAATCCTGGTAGTTTGGTAAGATTGACTCCAATTAGTGCAAACTCCAGTTTTGAACTTGGCAAATTATTAAGTGAATATCGGCAAATAGGTGTAGCCAAAGGTATTCAAGTCTCATTTTCTGATATCTCCAAAAACTATTGGGCTAAGGAATATATTTCTGAATTGGCTGCAATAGAAGTAATTGGTGGATTTCCAGATGGTACTTTCCGTCCGAATGCACCTGTAACTCGTGCCGAATTAGCAGCATTATTACAAAAAGTCTTTATTAAAAGTAAAGTTCGAGAAGCAATTAATTTTAAAGATGTTCCTAAGCAATATTGGGCTTATGATGCCATTCGAGAAACTTACGAAATGGGCTTTTTTACTATTCTCAACAGCAAAAACTTTAACCCCACACAAAAGCTGAACCGCCTAGATGTTTTAATAACTTTGGCCAAAGGATTGAATTATAAATTTACAGGTTCAACAGCAAATATCCTTTCAGTTTATAGTGATGCTTCTAGTATTAGAAACGAACATCGTAATTTTATCGCCGCCTTAACAGAAAATAATGTAATTACTAATTATCCCAATAAGAAATTACTAAATCCTAAAAAAGTTGCCACCAGAGCAGATGTTTGTGCTTTATTGTACAAGGCAATGGTGAGTGCTGGAGAAGTGGCAGATTTACCTGTAAAATAA
- a CDS encoding cation:proton antiporter translates to METEHSLILDLTIVLVATALGGFLSHRLHQPVILGYLVSGFAIGPFGLKLLSNVADIKSLAEIGVAFLLFALGVEFSLADLKRVKEIAIKGSLLQIGLTITLVTIVTLSTGWASGITKGIFLGAVLSLSSTAIVLKTLTEKGETNTVHGQIMLAILIAQDLALGVMLAILPALQQPENIAVALGFALVKIALFAVVAIILSLWIVPRVLSNIAATESNELFLLVVIALCLGVALTTAYLGLSIAMGAFVAGLMISEIDYADQALARILPLRDTFASLFFASIGMLIDPAILINNFGIILELVALVMLGKAAIILGIVLKFDYSLKNAIIVSLGINQIGEFSFVLALAGLKLELLSPQTYSLLLGTTAITLIFTPLSLKIAPLIADYLNQNPFLAKFLQRFSVPKTISMPEIITGHVVVAGYGRVGQVIVSILQSQGYPVVVIENSEASVQRLRMRQIPYIFGDADSELVLEKAHLETAKALAIALPDPASTRLLLKNALTIAPDLDVIARSHSNKEIDILVQMGAKEVVQPEFEAALELGNHLLRTLGAGDSYIQTVINTIRKDRYLSVRPE, encoded by the coding sequence ATGGAAACAGAGCATAGTCTAATTCTGGATTTAACAATCGTCTTAGTCGCTACGGCATTAGGAGGATTTTTGTCCCATAGGTTGCATCAACCTGTGATACTTGGTTATTTAGTAAGTGGTTTTGCTATTGGACCTTTTGGTTTAAAGTTATTAAGCAACGTTGCTGATATTAAATCTTTAGCAGAAATTGGTGTCGCCTTCCTACTGTTTGCCTTAGGTGTAGAATTTTCTTTAGCAGACCTAAAACGAGTTAAAGAAATTGCGATTAAAGGCAGTTTACTACAAATTGGTTTAACAATTACCTTAGTAACAATAGTAACCCTCTCCACAGGGTGGGCTTCTGGAATTACAAAAGGCATTTTCTTAGGAGCAGTTTTATCTCTTTCTTCCACAGCAATAGTATTAAAAACACTCACCGAAAAGGGTGAAACTAATACCGTGCATGGCCAAATTATGTTAGCAATTTTAATTGCTCAAGATTTAGCTTTAGGTGTGATGTTAGCAATACTTCCTGCTTTGCAACAACCCGAAAATATTGCTGTAGCACTAGGCTTTGCTTTAGTCAAAATTGCCCTGTTTGCAGTAGTCGCAATTATATTAAGTCTGTGGATAGTTCCCCGGGTTTTAAGTAATATTGCCGCTACAGAAAGTAATGAATTATTTCTCTTGGTTGTAATTGCCTTATGCTTAGGAGTTGCATTAACAACTGCATATTTAGGTCTTTCCATTGCCATGGGGGCATTTGTGGCTGGTTTAATGATATCGGAAATTGATTATGCTGACCAGGCATTAGCCAGAATTTTACCGTTGCGAGATACATTTGCAAGTTTGTTTTTTGCATCCATTGGAATGCTGATTGATCCAGCTATTTTGATCAACAATTTTGGCATAATTTTAGAACTTGTAGCTTTGGTTATGTTGGGGAAAGCAGCAATTATTTTAGGCATTGTTTTAAAATTTGACTACTCTCTCAAAAATGCCATTATCGTCAGTTTGGGAATTAACCAAATTGGTGAATTTTCTTTTGTATTAGCCTTAGCTGGTTTAAAATTAGAATTGCTATCTCCACAAACCTATTCTTTATTATTAGGAACAACAGCAATTACACTCATTTTTACACCTTTATCACTCAAAATTGCACCTTTAATTGCCGATTATCTAAATCAAAACCCCTTCCTAGCAAAGTTCTTACAACGCTTTTCTGTACCAAAAACAATATCTATGCCAGAAATAATTACTGGTCATGTAGTAGTAGCAGGTTATGGTAGAGTTGGGCAAGTAATTGTTAGCATATTACAAAGCCAAGGATATCCAGTTGTAGTAATTGAAAATAGCGAAGCATCTGTACAAAGATTAAGAATGCGCCAAATTCCTTATATTTTTGGTGATGCAGATTCGGAGTTAGTATTAGAAAAAGCACATTTAGAAACAGCCAAAGCTTTAGCGATCGCCCTTCCAGATCCTGCCAGTACCCGCTTACTTTTGAAAAATGCTTTAACTATTGCCCCTGATTTAGATGTAATTGCTCGTTCACACAGTAATAAGGAAATTGATATTTTAGTTCAAATGGGTGCGAAAGAAGTAGTACAACCTGAATTTGAAGCAGCATTAGAGCTAGGAAATCATTTACTAAGAACATTGGGCGCAGGAGACAGTTACATCCAAACTGTGATCAATACTATTCGTAAAGATAGATATTTAAGTGTTAGACCTGAGTAA